A part of Anser cygnoides isolate HZ-2024a breed goose chromosome 15, Taihu_goose_T2T_genome, whole genome shotgun sequence genomic DNA contains:
- the NOXO1 gene encoding NADPH oxidase organizer 1: MSRFPVDVKAVGLMQCRKQKKYMMFVSWSDQNNILIYRTFEEFKRLHKELKRKFPIESGSLRRSDRTIPKFKDANVKQRKMNKFLERLKLLETYSQELLKTDAKISQSEDLIQFFRAQTQDLDPCFPEDSVVIMPSEIGGEKKKQAQQQLSITHPQASQSYRCIETFETKDTKNQAFKVAQKEIVEVLLKDMTGWWLVENADKQLAWFPASYLEEIDVHEDIQDALSSNEEGSPYFVMRAYESQKADELSLNSGVVVEVVRKSDNGWWLIRYNGRTGYMPSMCLQPYKNPHHRLQTIMNCGLNISTPNLCSSLPAPQPQGKARGGSVVQDHASRDRSDEDVSSLRSRSRSTPDLESDSSSLGSGSGLSWKPDLSRSLPEVEQARSPRLGNTSATHSSKSPHLTHKDRNDSGFVELSATDLSCSLADSDTAAGTPKVPVRPSAREILQRCSTVTKRALQQSTPRPALQALYPLPNTC; the protein is encoded by the exons ATGAGCCGGTTCCCAGTGGATGTGAAAGCTGTAGGCTTGATGcaatgcagaaagcagaag aagtacATGATGTTTGTGTCCTGGTCAGATCAAAACAACATTCTCATCTACCGGACATTTGAGGAATTTAAGAGGCTCCAC AAAGAGCTGAAGAGAAAATTCCCCATTGAGAGTGGATCACTCAGGAGATCAGACAGGACTATACCCAAGTTTAAAG atGCAAATgtgaagcagaggaagatgaaCAAGTTCCTGGAGAGACTGAAATTGCTGGAAACGTACTCCCAGGAACTGCTGAAAACGGATGCTAAGATCTCCCAGAGTGAAGATctcattcagtttttcaggGCACAAACCCAAGACCTAGATCCTTGCTTTCCTGAAGACAG tgttgTGATCATGCCTTCAGAAattggaggggaaaagaaaaagcaggcgcagcagcagctctctaTTACACACCCCCAGGCATCTCAGAGCTACAGATGCATCGAAACCTTTGAAACCAAAGACACAAAGAACCAGGCTTTCAAAGTCGCTCAGAAGGAAATTGTTGAAGTGTTACTCAAGGACATGACTG GTTGGTGGCTGGTGGAAAACGCAGACAAGCAGTTAGCCTGGTTCCCAGCCTCGTACCTGGAGGAGATCGACGTCCACGAGGACATCCAGGATGCCTTGAGCTCGAACGAGGAGG GCAGCCCCTACTTCGTTATGCGGGCCTACGAGTCGCAGAAGGCAGACGAGCTCTCTCTGAACAGCGGGGTGGTCGTGGAGGTGGTCAGGAAGTCCGACAACGGCTGGTGGCTGATCCG GTACAACGGGCGGACCGGCTACATGCCCTCCATGTGCCTCCAGCCCTACAAGAAccctcaccacaggctgcagaccaTCATGAACTGCGGCCTCAACATCTCCACGCCCAAcctctgctcctccctgccggccccccagccccagggcaagGCGAGGGGAGGCAGCGTGGTGCAGGACCACGCTTCCCGGGACCGGAGCGACGAGGACGTGAGCTCTTTGAGAAGCAGATCGAGATCCACGCCGGACCTGGAGTCGGACAGCTCCTCGCTCGGCTCGGGCAGCGGGCTGAGCTGGAAGCCCGACTTGTCTCGGTCTCTGCCCGAGGTGGAGCAGGCCAGGAGCCCCCGCCTGGGGAACACCTCGGCCACGCACAGCAGCAAATCTCCACACCTCACCCACAAGGACAGGAACGATTCTGGCTTTGTGGAGCTCTCTGCCACCGATCTCAGTTGCTCCCTCGCTGACTCAgacacagctgctggcacccCCAAGGTGCCCGTGCGCCCCTCGGCCCGCGAGATCCTCCAGAGGTGCAGCACAGTCACAAAGCGAGCCCTGCAGCAGTCCACCCCCCGGCCAGCCCTCCAGGCCTTGTACCCGCTCCCCAACACGTGCTAG